A genomic stretch from Bacteroidota bacterium includes:
- a CDS encoding rod shape-determining protein, with protein sequence MGIFNFLTQEIAIDLGTANTLIIAHEKVMVDEPSIVAIDRKTDKVIAVGKRAMQMHEKTHDNIKTVRPLKDGVIADFQAAETMMRGMISMIFPKNRLFKPSLVMVICIPSGITEVEKRAVKDSAEQAGAKEVYLIQEPMAAALGIGLDVQEPVGHMIIDIGGGTTEIAVVALSGIVCDQSIRVAGDEFTADIVDYMRRQHNLLIGERTAEAIKINVGSAIIDLEEIPDDYQVSGRDLMTGIPKQLVVTYSEISHALDKSISKVEEAILKALETTPPELSSDIQREGIHLTGGGALLRGLDKRISQRTKLAVHVADDPLRAVVRGTGIALKNREHYQALFIG encoded by the coding sequence ATGGGTATATTTAATTTCCTTACGCAAGAGATAGCGATAGATCTCGGAACAGCTAACACACTGATCATTGCACACGAAAAAGTGATGGTGGATGAACCATCTATTGTTGCGATTGATAGAAAAACAGATAAAGTAATTGCCGTTGGTAAGCGGGCTATGCAGATGCATGAGAAAACCCATGATAATATTAAAACGGTTCGTCCACTAAAAGATGGTGTGATTGCAGATTTCCAGGCAGCAGAAACGATGATGCGTGGAATGATAAGTATGATATTTCCCAAAAACAGATTATTCAAACCTTCTTTGGTAATGGTAATTTGTATTCCCTCCGGAATTACTGAAGTAGAAAAACGTGCAGTAAAAGATTCCGCCGAACAAGCCGGAGCAAAAGAAGTATATCTGATTCAGGAACCTATGGCTGCGGCTTTGGGAATTGGTTTAGATGTGCAGGAACCTGTTGGCCACATGATTATTGATATTGGTGGTGGTACAACGGAGATTGCAGTTGTTGCTCTTTCAGGAATTGTGTGTGATCAAAGTATTCGTGTGGCGGGTGATGAATTTACAGCCGACATTGTGGACTATATGCGTCGTCAACATAATTTATTAATTGGAGAGCGCACGGCTGAAGCAATTAAAATAAATGTGGGTTCTGCAATTATTGATCTGGAAGAAATTCCGGATGATTATCAGGTTTCAGGTCGTGATTTAATGACAGGTATTCCAAAACAATTGGTGGTTACTTATTCTGAAATCAGTCATGCATTAGATAAATCAATCAGCAAAGTAGAGGAAGCAATTTTAAAAGCTTTGGAAACAACTCCTCCGGAATTATCGAGTGATATTCAAAGAGAAGGTATTCATCTTACAGGTGGCGGTGCATTGCTGAGAGGTTTGGATAAACGGATTAGTCAACGCACAAAACTTGCAGTGCATGTAGCCGACGATCCATTAAGAGCTGTAGTAAGAGGAACTGGAATTGCACTGAAAAACAGAGAGCATTATCAGGCATTATTCATCGGTTAA
- a CDS encoding formate--tetrahydrofolate ligase, translating into MSSFPSDIEIAQSAAIQPIATIAAKLGINSDDLDFYGKYKAKLPLSFIDEEKIKKSKLILVTAINPTPAGEGKTTVCIGLNEGLNKIGKKAVVVLREPSLGPVFGMKGGAAGGGYTQVIPMEDINLHFTGDFAAIEKANNLLSALIDNNLNNKVNLGIDPRTIKWKRVMDMNDRALRHIVIGLGGTANGVPREDGFNITPASEVMAILCMSTSFADLKKRLGDIYIGQTYDKKPVFARDLKAGGAMALLLKDAIKPNLVQTLEGNPAILHGGPFANIAQGTNTILATKMGLSLCDYVVTEAGFGADLGAEKFMDIKCGYGGFGPDAIVIIATIRALRHHGGAKKAEYNIASLERVQNGFENLEKHIENCKKFGLKPVVAINSFPTDSDEEVKFVIERCAELGVKAVVSDGFAKGGEGTVEFAKAVVELIEGGGNHFKKLYDWSLPVEEKINIIAKEIYGADGVEYSSTAKSQLKMIKELGFDGLPVCMAKTQKSLSDNEKLIGRPRNFTITVREFEFAAGAGFVIPILGDMMRMPGLPIIPASEGMDIDDNGKITGLQ; encoded by the coding sequence ATGAGCTCCTTTCCATCAGACATAGAAATAGCGCAGAGTGCTGCCATTCAGCCAATCGCTACCATAGCAGCTAAACTTGGAATCAATAGTGATGACCTGGATTTTTACGGTAAATACAAAGCAAAACTTCCGCTTTCATTTATTGATGAAGAAAAAATAAAAAAATCAAAACTGATATTAGTTACTGCAATTAATCCAACTCCTGCAGGCGAAGGAAAAACTACAGTGTGTATTGGATTAAATGAAGGATTAAATAAAATTGGAAAAAAAGCAGTAGTTGTTTTGCGTGAGCCATCACTTGGTCCGGTGTTCGGAATGAAAGGTGGTGCAGCCGGTGGAGGATATACTCAGGTAATTCCAATGGAAGATATCAATCTGCATTTTACCGGAGATTTTGCAGCCATTGAAAAAGCAAATAATTTATTAAGTGCGCTTATAGATAATAATTTAAATAACAAAGTAAATCTTGGAATAGACCCACGCACTATTAAATGGAAACGAGTAATGGATATGAACGACCGTGCATTGCGACATATCGTTATTGGTTTGGGTGGCACAGCAAACGGAGTTCCGAGAGAGGATGGATTTAATATTACACCAGCTTCAGAAGTGATGGCGATTTTATGTATGTCAACCAGTTTTGCTGATTTGAAAAAACGTTTGGGTGATATTTATATCGGACAGACTTATGATAAAAAACCGGTGTTTGCCCGTGACCTGAAAGCAGGTGGTGCAATGGCGCTATTATTAAAAGATGCTATCAAACCAAATCTTGTACAAACGCTGGAAGGTAATCCTGCAATTCTGCATGGCGGTCCGTTTGCAAATATTGCACAGGGAACCAATACAATTCTCGCCACAAAAATGGGTTTGAGTCTTTGCGATTATGTAGTTACTGAAGCAGGTTTTGGTGCAGATTTAGGCGCAGAAAAATTTATGGATATCAAATGTGGTTATGGTGGATTTGGTCCGGATGCCATTGTAATTATTGCAACTATTCGTGCATTGCGTCATCATGGTGGTGCAAAAAAAGCAGAGTATAATATTGCGAGTTTAGAGCGTGTACAAAATGGATTTGAAAATCTGGAAAAGCATATTGAAAATTGTAAAAAATTTGGATTGAAACCTGTTGTTGCAATTAATAGTTTTCCTACAGATTCTGATGAAGAAGTAAAGTTTGTAATTGAACGTTGTGCGGAACTCGGTGTGAAAGCTGTCGTGAGTGATGGCTTTGCAAAAGGTGGAGAAGGCACTGTTGAATTTGCAAAAGCAGTGGTGGAATTAATTGAAGGTGGTGGAAATCATTTTAAAAAATTATACGACTGGTCATTACCTGTTGAAGAAAAAATAAACATTATTGCAAAAGAAATTTATGGTGCAGATGGAGTGGAATATTCATCCACAGCAAAATCACAATTGAAGATGATTAAAGAGTTGGGATTTGATGGCTTACCTGTATGTATGGCAAAAACACAAAAGTCATTAAGTGATAATGAAAAGCTTATCGGCCGACCAAGAAATTTTACAATAACAGTTCGTGAATTTGAATTTGCCGCAGGAGCAGGTTTTGTAATTCCAATTCTCGGCGATATGATGCGCATGCCGGGATTGCCAATTATACCCGCCTCCGAAGGAATGGATATTGATGACAATGGAAAAATTACGGGACTGCAGTAG
- a CDS encoding molybdenum cofactor biosynthesis protein MoaE produces MQTHKKKTVFMEGAITPTFIAESIAKHSTKTDIGAHSIFLGQVRNDIIEDKEVMAIEYSAYTAMAENVFHTIREDAFAKYDLTCMHIYHSLGKVNAGEISLYVFTSSAHRRDAIDACNAIVERIKKEAPVWGKEIMNDTTHQWKKNT; encoded by the coding sequence ATGCAAACTCATAAGAAGAAAACAGTTTTTATGGAAGGTGCAATTACTCCAACTTTTATTGCAGAGTCCATTGCAAAACACAGTACAAAAACAGATATAGGCGCACACAGTATTTTTCTTGGTCAGGTGCGCAATGATATTATAGAAGATAAGGAAGTGATGGCGATAGAATATTCTGCATACACTGCGATGGCAGAAAATGTTTTTCATACAATTCGTGAAGATGCTTTTGCAAAATACGATCTTACATGTATGCATATTTATCATAGTCTGGGAAAAGTGAATGCAGGTGAAATAAGTTTATATGTGTTTACTTCATCCGCACATCGTCGGGATGCGATTGATGCATGTAATGCAATTGTAGAACGCATTAAAAAAGAAGCACCGGTTTGGGGAAAAGAAATAATGAATGACACAACACATCAATGGAAAAAGAATACATAA
- a CDS encoding molybdenum cofactor guanylyltransferase has translation MNAIIIAGGHSSRMGRDKGLLDYNGKPMIQYVIDAVSPLADRVLLITQNPMYKRFGLETFADLIPDLGPAGGIYTALHISEAASNMILSCDIPLITTSTLQYIKDKHNSYDISLAALHNKPEPLIGIYEKRCFEKWNSLIAQKNSAVHEMIKQFNTQLIEMELMEGFNPKEFTNVNTQLELENLKL, from the coding sequence ATGAATGCCATAATAATTGCCGGTGGGCACAGCAGCAGAATGGGACGTGATAAAGGTCTGTTGGATTACAATGGTAAACCCATGATTCAATATGTAATAGATGCCGTTTCACCATTGGCAGACCGGGTGCTGCTGATTACCCAAAACCCGATGTACAAACGATTTGGACTGGAAACTTTTGCGGATTTAATTCCCGATCTCGGTCCTGCCGGTGGCATTTATACCGCCTTGCATATCAGCGAAGCAGCAAGTAATATGATTCTGAGTTGCGATATTCCGCTTATAACTACAAGTACTTTGCAATATATAAAAGACAAACACAATAGTTATGATATTTCACTTGCTGCATTGCATAACAAGCCGGAACCTTTAATCGGCATTTATGAAAAGCGTTGTTTTGAAAAATGGAATTCACTTATTGCACAAAAAAATTCAGCAGTGCATGAAATGATAAAACAATTTAATACACAATTAATAGAGATGGAATTAATGGAGGGATTTAATCCAAAGGAATTTACAAATGTCAATACTCAGTTAGAGTTAGAAAATTTAAAATTATGA
- a CDS encoding MoaD/ThiS family protein, translating to MKIHVLTFGVINEIISDNNFEVESACTVLQLRNYLNTHHTALMELPYLIAVNNAIAPEQLILDAEDEIALLPPFSGG from the coding sequence ATGAAAATTCACGTGCTCACATTTGGTGTGATTAACGAAATTATTTCAGATAATAATTTTGAAGTAGAATCTGCATGCACTGTTTTGCAATTGCGCAATTATTTAAATACACATCATACCGCATTAATGGAATTGCCTTATTTAATTGCAGTAAATAATGCAATTGCTCCGGAACAATTAATATTAGATGCAGAAGATGAAATTGCATTATTACCACCATTTTCAGGAGGATAA
- a CDS encoding HesA/MoeB/ThiF family protein, with the protein MNNNNAIRYARQLQLPQIGEAGQQLLADAKVLVIGAGGLGCPALSYLAAAGVGTLAVVDFDTLELSNLHRQPMYDTMDVGRLKSKAIADKLMLLNPEIQIFPYTDRITQLNALDIFSSYDIIVDCTDNFSTRYIINDACVLLNKPFVYASVFQYEGQVAVFNYNGGPTYRCLFPQPPVYGSVPDCNTSGILGTITGVIGTLQATEVIKMICMPKYVMQNKLLTWNALTQSIFNLKIQRSADALKHVPIDKNAFALFDYPAFCGEPEIQKITAEEFITMTHQHFSIVDVRDANELPQATFECVCIPFSTMEAGFEEIKLQQQAIVFCNSGSRSIRAIPLLQKHFPNTEFINLQGGIQALQIFLQTNT; encoded by the coding sequence ATGAATAATAATAATGCAATCCGATATGCAAGGCAATTACAATTACCACAAATTGGTGAAGCCGGCCAGCAATTACTTGCTGATGCAAAAGTGTTAGTGATTGGTGCCGGCGGACTCGGCTGTCCTGCTCTTTCTTATCTTGCTGCTGCCGGTGTGGGCACTCTTGCTGTTGTTGATTTTGATACATTGGAATTATCCAATCTGCATCGTCAACCGATGTATGATACTATGGATGTGGGTAGATTAAAATCAAAAGCAATTGCAGATAAACTGATGTTATTAAATCCGGAAATTCAAATATTTCCTTACACAGATCGTATCACACAATTAAATGCATTGGATATTTTTTCATCGTATGATATCATTGTGGATTGTACAGATAATTTCAGCACTCGATATATAATTAATGATGCATGTGTATTATTGAATAAACCGTTTGTGTATGCAAGTGTATTTCAATATGAAGGACAAGTTGCAGTATTTAATTACAATGGTGGCCCAACCTATCGTTGTTTGTTTCCGCAACCCCCTGTGTATGGTTCTGTTCCGGATTGCAATACAAGTGGAATACTGGGAACAATTACCGGAGTTATCGGCACATTGCAAGCAACCGAAGTAATTAAAATGATTTGTATGCCGAAATATGTAATGCAAAATAAACTGCTTACATGGAATGCACTCACACAATCAATTTTCAATTTAAAAATTCAACGCAGTGCTGATGCATTGAAACATGTACCTATAGATAAAAATGCATTTGCACTATTTGATTATCCTGCTTTTTGTGGCGAACCGGAAATACAAAAAATTACTGCTGAAGAATTTATAACAATGACTCATCAACATTTTTCTATTGTGGATGTGCGGGATGCAAATGAATTACCACAAGCTACTTTTGAATGTGTCTGCATTCCATTTTCCACTATGGAAGCCGGCTTTGAAGAAATTAAATTACAACAACAGGCAATTGTGTTTTGCAACAGTGGATCACGCAGTATCCGAGCAATTCCATTATTACAAAAACATTTTCCAAACACAGAATTTATTAATTTACAAGGGGGAATTCAAGCCTTACAAATTTTCCTGCAAACAAATACATAA
- a CDS encoding rod shape-determining protein MreD, protein MIVINWIARILGLVLLIAFQVLVLNNLNVGLFVHPYVFIMFILTLPFATPQWLAMILAMALGLIIDMFNNTPGMQMAACVFLAFVRPLVLKALTPVTGYENIENPSIYKLGATWFFIYTIIMVLIHHTAYFFIEIFSLRQLRFTLFNIGLSSLFSTVLILVFAFLFTPRKAFGKK, encoded by the coding sequence ATGATAGTAATTAATTGGATAGCACGCATATTAGGTCTTGTATTATTAATTGCCTTTCAGGTATTGGTACTTAATAATCTGAATGTGGGTTTGTTTGTACATCCTTATGTGTTTATCATGTTTATTCTCACATTACCTTTTGCAACACCACAATGGTTGGCAATGATTTTAGCCATGGCATTAGGATTAATAATTGATATGTTTAACAACACACCTGGAATGCAAATGGCAGCTTGTGTGTTTCTTGCTTTTGTGCGACCATTAGTTTTAAAAGCGCTTACACCGGTTACCGGATATGAAAATATTGAAAACCCTTCCATATATAAATTGGGAGCAACATGGTTTTTTATTTATACAATTATTATGGTATTGATTCATCATACTGCATATTTTTTTATTGAAATATTTTCATTGCGTCAATTGCGATTTACTTTATTCAATATTGGATTAAGTTCTTTATTCAGCACCGTTTTAATTTTAGTGTTTGCATTTTTATTCACTCCCCGAAAAGCGTTTGGTAAAAAATGA
- the mreC gene encoding rod shape-determining protein MreC: MRNFLQFLFRNHVLILFIILEVSSFWLIFSNNLYHNTYFINTANSVSGDVLNTYGNLTNYFYLKQVNDSLMLENISLREQLDLKTIQDSTQIISVNDSTGELLYSYIPALVINNSFTEPNNYITLNKGAKDGIKKDMGVITSNGVVGIVKSVSENYSVVLSVLHGDYSTRVAVKRNNAQGRLQWVYGNPKMASVVDVSEPGMLYEGDSIVTTEFSMVYPPDHLVGILKTFGREAGSVFYTLDVQLSTNFSTLKYVYVVNFLRKNERQQLETQATHDSN, encoded by the coding sequence ATGCGTAATTTTTTACAATTTCTTTTTCGCAATCATGTACTGATATTATTTATCATTCTTGAAGTCTCGAGTTTCTGGCTGATTTTCAGCAACAATTTATACCACAATACTTATTTTATTAATACTGCAAATTCTGTTTCAGGAGATGTGTTAAATACGTATGGAAATCTTACTAATTATTTTTATCTGAAACAGGTGAATGATAGTTTGATGTTGGAGAATATTTCGTTGCGGGAACAATTGGATTTAAAAACAATACAGGATTCCACACAAATAATTTCTGTGAATGATAGCACAGGAGAATTGCTTTACTCCTATATACCTGCTTTAGTAATCAATAATAGTTTTACTGAACCCAATAATTATATCACCTTAAATAAAGGTGCGAAAGATGGTATTAAAAAAGATATGGGTGTAATTACTTCCAACGGTGTGGTCGGCATTGTAAAAAGTGTTTCAGAAAATTACAGTGTGGTATTATCTGTTCTGCATGGAGATTATAGTACTCGTGTTGCAGTGAAACGCAATAATGCACAAGGTAGATTGCAATGGGTATATGGTAATCCGAAAATGGCAAGTGTTGTGGATGTTTCTGAACCGGGAATGTTATATGAAGGTGATAGTATTGTTACCACAGAATTTTCAATGGTGTATCCACCCGATCATCTTGTGGGAATTTTAAAAACATTTGGCAGAGAAGCGGGTAGTGTATTTTATACTTTGGATGTGCAGTTAAGTACAAATTTCAGTACATTAAAATATGTGTATGTAGTAAATTTTTTAAGAAAAAATGAAAGACAACAATTAGAAACGCAGGCAACACATGATAGTAATTAA
- the purH gene encoding bifunctional phosphoribosylaminoimidazolecarboxamide formyltransferase/IMP cyclohydrolase — translation MQFPVTIKSALISVYYKDHLDVIIQLLNSLGVQIYSTGGTATFIQNLGVKVNAVEDLTGYPSILGGRVKTLHPKVFGGILGRRNEESDVAQMEQYAIPAFDLVIVDLSPFEETLKQSTNESEIIEKIDIGGVSLIRAAAKNFRDVLIIASKNDYASLVEILENQKGESSIEQRKNFAGKAFQITTAYDNAIASYLTGNRNAGIFSSFGDAMPLRYGENPHQSATFFGDFNTVFEKLNGKEISFNNLVDVESAVYLMEDMHKVVEGNPCFAILKHTNACGLATGETLNEAYHKALAADPVSAFGGVLIANREIDIETANAIHDLFIEVLIAPSFSQEAIKILTAKKNRILLKQKQFEFPLQQLKSLLNGVLVQDRNKKLVNTQGITVVTDRTPNKEELNDLLFAEIAVKHIKSNGIALVKNRQLIAMGVGQTSRVDALKQAIAKANAFGFETTGAVMASEAFFPFPDCVDIAFKAGITAVIQPGGSVKDKDSIDYCNAQQMTMVLTGIRHFKH, via the coding sequence ATGCAATTTCCTGTTACAATAAAATCAGCATTAATTTCTGTGTATTACAAAGATCATCTCGATGTAATTATTCAGTTATTAAATTCTTTGGGTGTACAGATTTATTCTACCGGCGGCACAGCCACATTTATTCAGAATCTGGGTGTTAAAGTAAATGCTGTAGAGGATCTTACCGGCTATCCTTCTATTTTGGGAGGAAGAGTGAAAACCCTGCACCCCAAAGTGTTTGGCGGTATTTTAGGCAGGCGAAATGAAGAAAGTGATGTGGCGCAAATGGAACAATATGCAATTCCTGCTTTTGATTTGGTGATTGTAGATCTCTCTCCGTTTGAAGAAACACTGAAGCAATCAACTAACGAAAGTGAGATAATTGAGAAAATAGATATTGGTGGCGTTTCTCTTATTCGGGCTGCAGCAAAAAATTTCAGAGATGTGTTAATCATCGCATCAAAAAATGATTATGCTTCTTTAGTTGAAATTTTAGAAAATCAAAAAGGGGAAAGCAGTATTGAACAGAGAAAAAATTTTGCGGGTAAAGCATTTCAAATTACTACGGCTTATGATAATGCAATTGCATCCTATCTAACAGGAAATAGAAATGCGGGAATCTTCTCTTCCTTCGGTGATGCAATGCCATTGCGCTATGGTGAGAATCCACACCAGTCTGCTACATTTTTTGGAGATTTTAATACAGTATTTGAAAAGCTGAATGGCAAAGAAATTTCTTTTAATAATTTGGTGGATGTAGAAAGTGCGGTTTATCTGATGGAAGATATGCATAAAGTGGTGGAGGGTAACCCGTGTTTTGCAATTTTAAAACATACAAATGCTTGTGGACTGGCAACAGGAGAAACCTTGAATGAGGCATATCATAAGGCGTTGGCAGCAGATCCGGTGTCTGCGTTTGGAGGTGTGTTAATTGCCAACAGAGAGATTGATATTGAAACAGCAAATGCTATTCATGATTTATTTATTGAAGTATTAATTGCACCCTCTTTTTCTCAAGAAGCAATTAAAATTCTTACCGCAAAAAAAAATCGCATCCTCCTTAAACAAAAACAATTCGAATTTCCGTTACAACAACTTAAAAGTTTGTTGAATGGAGTTTTGGTACAGGATAGAAATAAAAAATTGGTGAACACTCAAGGCATAACAGTGGTGACAGATAGAACTCCCAACAAAGAAGAATTAAATGATTTGTTGTTTGCAGAAATTGCAGTGAAGCATATTAAAAGTAATGGTATTGCTTTAGTGAAGAACAGACAATTAATTGCAATGGGAGTGGGGCAAACCAGTAGAGTGGATGCATTGAAACAGGCAATTGCAAAAGCAAATGCATTTGGTTTTGAAACAACAGGAGCAGTGATGGCGAGCGAAGCATTTTTTCCTTTCCCCGATTGTGTTGACATTGCCTTTAAAGCAGGTATTACTGCAGTGATTCAACCGGGCGGAAGTGTGAAGGATAAAGATTCCATTGATTATTGCAATGCACAGCAAATGACAATGGTACTAACAGGCATAAGACATTTTAAACATTAA
- a CDS encoding SPOR domain-containing protein: MRYAIIIFILCSCSLLMAQTGTILIHDNAGANALVEKHILFNKTHNQLPGWRVQIISTPQLSEAKREKGKLLQQFDDMHATIIFEAPNYKVRVGDYRNRFDANRDLQDLILYYPNAFICKDLVDVKQL; the protein is encoded by the coding sequence ATGCGTTACGCAATTATAATTTTCATTCTATGCAGTTGTAGTTTACTGATGGCACAAACAGGAACTATACTTATTCATGATAATGCCGGTGCAAATGCATTGGTGGAAAAACATATCCTGTTCAATAAAACACATAACCAACTTCCGGGTTGGCGTGTACAAATAATTTCTACTCCACAATTAAGTGAAGCAAAAAGAGAGAAAGGAAAATTGCTGCAACAGTTTGATGATATGCATGCTACCATAATTTTTGAAGCACCGAATTATAAAGTGCGTGTTGGTGATTATAGAAATCGCTTTGATGCGAATCGTGATTTGCAGGATTTAATTCTCTATTATCCCAATGCATTTATTTGTAAAGATCTGGTGGATGTAAAACAATTATGA
- the mrdA gene encoding penicillin-binding protein 2, translating to MTGIDSWKNRRIVIQILIISVFMIYIIRLLYLQVINKDYAELAKDRAYRKVTVYPDRGPMYDRTGKLIVFNEPIYNLMVIPYQVKQMDTMRFCELMQIDKEAFITKLQDAKKYSSLHASVFISQISAEDFGKIEEFLYEFKGFFPEIRTVRKYPYPTAAHVLGYVTEVDSNDIKRSNGYYKPGDYIGKSGVEKYYEELLRGQRGYKNMVVDAYNRIVGSLGQGENDLPVVAGKTLTLTLDIELQQYAELLMQNKRGAIVAIEPSTGEILAMVSSPSYDPNMLVGSKRTKNYASLVFDPMRPLNNRALTGYYPPGSQYKPLMALVALQEGTLTPDQGYGCGGGYRMAGHTVGCHNHPFPANVIMSIQHSCNAYYCYVLKHFIDDNNATTAEGLVKLNVYLASFGIGVKTGVDLPGEKSGNIPDPEDYDKIYGKNRWRSSNFITLGIGQDQMIVTPLQNANMMAAIANGGYWYAPHVLKYADGEDSILNALHLVHQTMVDKQYFDLVTEGLSMVVKAGTARVAQIDSIEVCGKTGTAENPHGKDHSQFSGFAPRNNPKIAIAVLVENSGFGATWAAPIASLLMEYYLKREINPKRKYLEDRLINADLIHEIKTPIAAVIKTPEGVNPDIP from the coding sequence ATGACAGGTATAGATAGTTGGAAGAATAGAAGAATTGTAATACAGATACTTATTATTTCTGTATTTATGATTTATATCATCCGACTGTTATATCTGCAGGTAATAAATAAAGATTATGCAGAGCTTGCAAAAGACAGAGCGTATAGAAAAGTTACTGTATATCCCGACCGTGGACCAATGTATGATCGTACTGGTAAGCTGATAGTTTTTAACGAACCCATTTATAATTTGATGGTGATTCCCTATCAGGTGAAGCAAATGGATACAATGCGTTTTTGCGAATTGATGCAAATTGATAAAGAAGCATTTATAACAAAACTTCAAGATGCGAAAAAATATTCTTCATTACATGCTTCTGTTTTTATTTCTCAAATATCCGCAGAAGACTTTGGTAAGATAGAAGAATTCTTATATGAGTTTAAAGGATTTTTTCCGGAGATAAGAACTGTGCGCAAATATCCGTATCCCACAGCGGCGCATGTGTTGGGTTATGTTACGGAAGTGGATAGCAATGATATAAAAAGATCGAACGGATATTATAAACCGGGAGATTATATTGGTAAAAGCGGTGTAGAAAAATATTACGAAGAATTATTGCGTGGCCAGCGTGGATATAAAAACATGGTGGTGGATGCATATAATAGAATAGTAGGAAGTTTAGGTCAGGGCGAAAATGATTTACCTGTTGTTGCCGGGAAAACACTTACACTTACTTTGGATATTGAATTGCAACAATACGCTGAATTGCTGATGCAAAATAAAAGAGGTGCTATTGTCGCAATAGAACCATCCACCGGAGAAATTCTTGCAATGGTGAGCAGCCCTTCTTACGATCCGAATATGTTGGTGGGAAGTAAGCGCACAAAAAATTATGCATCACTTGTATTTGATCCGATGCGCCCTTTAAATAATCGTGCATTAACCGGATACTATCCTCCTGGTTCGCAGTATAAACCATTAATGGCTTTGGTTGCTTTACAAGAAGGTACATTAACTCCCGATCAGGGTTATGGTTGTGGTGGTGGTTATCGCATGGCGGGACATACTGTTGGTTGTCATAATCATCCTTTTCCCGCAAATGTGATTATGAGTATTCAGCATTCTTGCAATGCATATTATTGCTATGTATTAAAGCATTTTATTGATGATAATAATGCAACTACTGCCGAAGGATTAGTGAAGTTGAATGTGTATCTCGCCAGTTTTGGTATTGGTGTAAAAACAGGTGTGGATCTTCCGGGAGAAAAATCCGGAAACATTCCTGACCCTGAAGATTATGATAAAATTTATGGTAAAAATCGCTGGCGTTCTTCCAACTTTATTACACTTGGTATTGGTCAGGATCAAATGATTGTTACGCCATTGCAAAATGCAAATATGATGGCGGCAATTGCAAATGGTGGTTATTGGTATGCGCCGCATGTTTTAAAATATGCCGATGGTGAAGATTCTATTTTAAATGCATTACATCTTGTGCATCAAACAATGGTTGACAAACAATATTTTGATTTGGTAACGGAAGGATTAAGTATGGTGGTGAAAGCGGGTACTGCAAGAGTGGCGCAAATTGATAGTATTGAAGTGTGTGGTAAAACAGGAACAGCAGAAAATCCACATGGAAAAGATCACTCGCAGTTTTCAGGATTTGCTCCACGCAATAATCCAAAAATTGCAATTGCAGTGTTAGTAGAAAATAGTGGTTTCGGTGCTACATGGGCAGCACCTATTGCAAGTTTATTAATGGAATATTATCTGAAAAGAGAAATTAATCCGAAAAGAAAATATCTTGAAGA